The following proteins are co-located in the Microplitis demolitor isolate Queensland-Clemson2020A chromosome 5, iyMicDemo2.1a, whole genome shotgun sequence genome:
- the LOC103570843 gene encoding uncharacterized protein LOC103570843: METASEQPSVVTQEVPAVSTEQQEHVEEPMEEGGEEYGFEGDEYRHYMPRGRGGFSPHDRGFEYGMRGGGGGGGGPRFRGRGFGPRGPIYRGTNNGYPYEGPPRPNCPPGPTGPRYRGPPPFDPSWGPMGPPNMMGPPNLMGPPGMPPPHMMNGPMASGNPYGPPGMGPPNMNSIPGQQQPQQQAQQQNNIPGLDLNGEVWVETKTADGKSYFYNIRSRDTTWTKPEGPNVRVMGQDQLEQLVHGAAKQPARESTPVSTANQQPQQQQQPPQQQQPQQQQQQQQQQQQQPPLAEPRTPGNEQSPNADTMNQANTAPPGTGPPPMLNEAQEVVNQQQQQQQQQQQQQQSVVEVAQPNGTVTNVNTTAAATQPVATNMLQPPPNMVPMQHRMPNQYGAPMATPFGAAPFGMPPPGFQPFGGYGPPQTGWGMPQMHGVMAPQTPAEDPAIISQLDSELVAAAMLWSEHRSPDGRLYYYNSKAGESVWEKPQALKDFEAAKITVRQKAEEMAAPDVTNAVPDAVKQDKGQPEAANDTKDSFKEPEAGGKKKEETPKEPAKPQDKSRPISSTPVPGTPWCVVWTGDGRVFFYNPSSRISVWERPDDLLGRQDVEKMMANMPEAAASQKNSRPDDSSDSSDDDQPGPAKKAKQEEPEEPAAAVVKEEEEKEGKKTIDIGKEAAIEAEVRAARERAIVPLDTRIKSFKEMLAEKDVSAFSTWEKELHKIVFDPRYLLLTSKERKQVFEKYVKERAEEERREKRNKMKERKDQFQKLLEEANLHGKSSFSDFAQKHGRDERFKNVEKMRERESLFNEWILEVRKREKEEKNAKREQVKKDFMTMLREHKDIDRHSHWGDCKKILESDWRYRAVDSASMREDWFRDYIRILKDERKREKERDRDKDKEHRHRDKDHHKSDKKDKDRKEDKHKEKSSKDKDKDKDKDKDKDRDKDKKRRSDTAEENGKDKRDDKEIGEIEDHDDKKKDNKYENNEHSDSEEDREKQKRERERRAEASLREREREVQRTLATHLRDRDKERQHHRHTEAVQHFSALLADLVRNGDLAWREAKRQLRKDHRWELADSLDREEKERLFNEHIEQLGRKKRDKFRELLDEVGASTELTASWKDIKKLLKDDPRYTKFSSSDRKCEKEFKEYIKDKLVAAKADFRELLQETKLITDKTYKKVQENSACLTEIEDILKKDRRFLVLDAAAAERTRLLMGYLEELARRGPPPPPTASEPSRRPTTKEIMKLVMHGDVILRNLALVLLVFVVSSRQQENRPWNRLYPTNSVYQQNQAALVLAPTDNYSNNNSNNNNSDNNNNNNNNNNNNNSNDNKTSNDVRTAIEVNEDYQDYEEAPNKDAVETREIHYETKEEVPDDYEAEYYDDYDNATNSQAADEHDTYDESASEEIINSHEQIVQSEEIVRENLESKDKIVNDKKIINLNKSDSLGEDQDEDDGRILIGEAVVSVVTTKSVVNGTYSVPTSLPMTTEQMSPPPTIYSSESSRSADETTEDAMIVASVQTSRSISGARFLPFNLNNYDSVEKNTNDKDEADGDGQKSRDNKTVAESTESIIDKLDRVQSELSSGFLTGGFRTAGNALQLDVLSEQRPTRKTFTTTSKTPVISKFVPRRKTVETSGSAKEDNLEEKEAMSKTADSGEVMSDQTEKPKAFRIPWPGSARTRITTTTESTRRTTRKPFSKARSEAQDISAFLPPGYKLKKEDQTTEKSILGDILAKSKVNISALLPKDFKVGSKEPESSEITKELPLQNLFAKPVDVSSFLPPNFKPKNDTKSNVLEATATPIQKSLQELFSKSSVDISALLPPGFKPVDKNNSKVENKDKEITTSTTEASKGGIKLVFPSRPGGRKAIAKVATTSRPADAPTVGPKIQRGWPVRATTEFTGWPTPSTTPISIEKLLEAARTATVTSVNSSMITSTSEPSTTSTSTTTTTTIRPTTPGLCEEDCEVAGTIRIIGNATWLPELLDRNTKEWQLLADEIEKEMNLVFLKSAILRKWYKNIRIDAFSQGSILVDYFVELQDLSQKINTQELKVLFHDSLRAYNAHRWNETKINKGPVRLGNFVIDPKSTDFVVIPRVTLPQQLDKDDRLIPQWAIAVIVIGVGGLLFIIIFGVSVLVNRQNAAKLKPPTAGMYGEEAAKNIIHSSHVASSHRSSHEYPKSEISTIWNETDAWKEKSFESNSNKILMDGIVPDNEKYNVYDSWRSDWNGYYYQPSHTSSKFAGYESTANFSRHPPDYDTNF; this comes from the exons atggAGACTGCTAGTGAACAACCTAGTGTTGTTACCCAGGAAGTACCGGCAGTTAGTACTGAGCAGCAAGAGCATGTCGAAGAACCGATGGAAGAAGGAGGTGAAGAGTACGGGTTTGAAGGTGACGAGTACCGGCATTATATGCCGCGAGGCCGTGGTGGTTtcag cccTCATGACCGCGGATTCGAGTATGGGATGCGTGGAGGCGGAGGAGGAGGCGGAGGCCCGAGATTTCGGGGCAGAGGATTTGGACCCAGAGGCCCGATTTACCGAGGAACTAACAATGGGTATCCTTACGAAGGACCACCGCGACCTAATTGCCCTCCGGGACCTACGGGACCCAGGTACAGAGGACCTCCGCCGTTTGACCCGAGCTGGGGACCTATGGGCCCACCAAATATGATGGGACCTCCTAATTTGATGGGCCCACCAGGAATG CCACCTCCGCACATGATGAATGGACCAATGGCTTCAGGAAATCCGTACGGACCTCCTGGAATGGGTCCGCCCAACATGAACagc attCCAGGCCAGCAGCAACCGCAACAGCAAGCTCAGCAGCAAAACAACATTCCAGGATTGGACCTTAATGGCGAGGTATGGGTCGAAACAAAGACAGCGGATGGCAAGTCTTACTTTTACAATATTCGGTCTAGAGACACTACGTGGACCAAACCCGAGGGCCCAAATGTTCGGGTTATGGGTCAAGATCAG ttGGAGCAACTGGTTCATGGTGCAGCTAAACAGCCAGCCAGAGAATCAACACCAGTGTCAACGGCAAACCAACAACctcagcagcaacagcagccACCGCAACAGCAGCAACcgcaacaacagcagcaacaacagcagcagcagcaacaacagccGCCACTTGCTGAGCCAAGAACACCAGGTAATGAACAATCACCTAATGCAGATACAATGAATCAGGCAAACACAGCACCACCAGGTACTGGCCCACCCCCAATGCTAAATGAAGCTCAGGAAGTTGTCaaccaacaacaacaacaacaacaacaacaacagcagcagcagcaatcGGTCGTTGAAGTTGCTCAGCCtaatg GTACAGTGACAAATGTAAATACGACAGCAGCAGCAACTCAACCAGTAGCTACAAATATGTTGCAACCGCCACCGAACATGGTACCAATGCAACACCGAATGCCAAATCAATATGGCGCTCCCATGGCAACTCCGTTTGGTGCGGCACCTTTTGGAATGCCACCGCCAGGTTTCCAGCCATTTGGTGGGTATGGGCCGCCGCAAACTGGATGGGGAATGCCGCAGATGCACGGCGTGATGGCTCCCCAAACACCAGCTGAAGATCCAGCAATTATCTCTCAGTTGGACTCGGAGCTAGTGGCGGCAGCGATGCTCTGGAGCGAGCATCGCTCTCCAGACGGCCgtctttattattacaacagCAAAGCCGGTGAGTCTGTGTGGGAAAAACCCCAAGCTCTTAAAGATTTTGAGGCTGCTAAAATAACGGTCAGGCAAAAGGCCGAGGAGATGGCGGCCCCGGATGTAACCAATGCTGTGCCTGATGCTGTGAAGCAGGACAAAGGACAGCCTGAGGCTGCTAACGATACCAAAGACAGTTTTAAAGAACCGGAGGCTGGTGGTAAGAAGAAAGAAGAGACTCCGAAAGAGCCGGCCAAGCCCCAAGACAAATCGCGTCCGATTTCTAGTACTCCAGTGCCTGGTACTCCCTGGTGCGTCGTCTGGACTGGTGACGGTAGGGTCTTCTTTTACAATCCTTCGTCGAGAATTTCCGTTTGGGAAAGACCTGATGATCTTCTTGGGCGACAGGACGTTGAAAAGATGATGGCCAACATGCCAGAGGCTGCAGCTAGTCAGAAAAACTCGAGGCCAGATGACTCCAGTGACAGTAGTGATGATGACCAGCCTGGTCCTGCTAAGAAAGCCAAGCAAGAAGAGCCTGAAg AACCAGCCGCCGCGGTTGTCAAAGAAGAGGAAGAGAAAGAAGGTAAGAAAACAATAGACATCGGCAAGGAAGCCGCCATCGAAGCCGAAGTTCGCGCCGCCAGAGAACGAGCGATTGTTCCACTTGACACCAGGATCAAGTCATTCAAAGAAATGCTCGCTGAGAAagac GTATCGGCATTCAGTACTTGGGAAAAGGAGCTCCACAAAATAGTATTCGACCCCCGGTACCTGCTGTTGACTTCCAAGGAACGCAAGCAAGTCTTTGAAAAATACGTGAAGGAACGCGCGGAGGAAGAGCGACgggaaaaaagaaataaaatgaaggaGCGTAAGGAtcagtttcaaaaattacttgaagAGGCAAACTTACATGGAAA ATCGTCTTTCAGCGATTTTGCGCAAAAGCACGGGCGCGACGAGCGTTTTAAAAACGTTGAAAAAATGCGCGAGCGAGAAAGTCTTTTCAACGAGTGGATACTGGAAGTGAGAAAAcgagaaaaagaagaaaaaaacgcCAAACGAGAACAg GTGAAAAAGGATTTCATGACAATGCTACGGGAGCACAAAGACATCGACAGGCACTCGCACTGGGgcgattgtaaaaaaatcctGGAGTCTGATTGGCGGTATCGCGCTGTCGATTCCGCGAGTATGCGCGAGGATTGGTTTCGCGATTACATAAGGATACTGAAGGACGAACGGAAGCGCGAGAAGGAGCGCGACCGGGATAAGGACAAGGAGCACCGACACCGGGACAAGGATCATCACAAATCCGACAAGAAGGACAAGGACCGCAAGGAGGATAAGCACAAAGAAAAATCTTCCAAGGATAAGGACAAGGACAAAGATAAGGACAAAGATAAAGACAGAGATAAGGACAAAAAGAGGCGCAGTGATACTGCCGAGGAAAATGGAAAAGATAAGAGAGATGATAAAGAGATTGGAGAGATTGAAGATCATGATGATAAGAAAAAAGATAAT aaatatgaaaataacgaACACTCGGACTCAGAAGAAGATCGCGAGAAACAAAAACGCGAAAGGGAGCGGAGAGCTGAGGCGAGTTTACGGGAAAGAGAACGCGAAGTTCAGAGAACGTTGGCTACACATTTAAGAGATCGTGATAAGGAGAGACAGCACCATAGACATACGGAAGCTGTCCAACATTTCAGTGCACTACTCGCTGATTtg GTGAGAAATGGAGACTTGGCATGGCGAGAAGCTAAACGCCAGCTAAGAAAAGACCACAGATGGGAACTCGCCGACAGTTTGGACCGGGAGGAGAAGGAGCGATTATTTAACGAACACATTGAACAGCTGGGCCGCAAAAAGCGGGACAAGTTCCGGGAACTGCTTGACGAAGTCGGAGCCTCCACCGAGCTCACGGCCTCGTGGAAAGACATAAAGAAATTGCTGAAAGATGATCCTAGATACACCAAGTTCTCTTCCAGCGATCGG AAATGCGAGAAGGAGTTCAAGGAATATATCAAAGACAAACTAGTAGCCGCGAAAGCGGACTTCCGCGAGCTGCTGCAGGAGACTAAACTGATAACCGACAAAACGTACAAAAAGGTCCAGGAAAATAGCGCATGCTTGACAGAAATAGAAGACATTTTGAAGAAAGACAGAAGATTTTTAGTGTTAGACGCCGCGGCTGCCGAGCGCACGAGATTACTTATGGGTTACCTTGAAGAACTGGCACGCAGAGGCCCACCTCCGCCTCCTACTGCTTCAGAGCCTTCTCGTAGACCCACGACCAA GGAAATTATGAAGCTTGTAATGCATGGAGATGTCATATTGCGAAATCTAGCTTTGGTGTTGTTGGTGTTTGTTGTCAGCAGTCGACAGCAag aaaatagaCCATGGAATCGTTTGTACCCAACGAATTCCGTCTATCAACAAAATCAAGCTGCTTTAGTCTTAGCACCAACTGACAactacagtaataataatagcaataataataatagcgataataataataataataataataataataataacaataacagtaatgataataaaacaaGTAATGATGTACGTACAGCAATTGAAGTAAATGAAGACTACCAAGACTACGAAGAAGCTCCAAATAAGGACGCAGTCGAAACTAGAGAGATTC aTTATGAAACAAAAGAGGAAGTTCCCGATGACTATGAAGCTGAATATTACGATGATTATGATAATGCGACAAATTCTCAAGCGGCAG atgaACATGACACGTATGATGAATCAGCTagtgaagaaataataaatagtcatGAACAAATAGTTCAGAGTGAAGAAATAGTCAGAGAAAATTTAGAGAGTAAAGATAAAAtagttaatgataaaaaaataataaatttaaataaatcggaTTCTTTGGGTGAAGATCAGGATGAAGATGACGGGAGAATTTTGATTGGTGAAGCTGTCGTGTCGGTGGTGACAACAAAGAGTGTTGTAAATGGCACTTACTCAGTACCTACATCATTGCCGATGACAACTGAACAAATGTCACCACCGCCGACAATTTATTCATCTGAATCATCTCGATCTGCTGATGAGACAACTGAAGATGCGATGATTGTTGCCTCTGTTCAGACGAGTCGGAGTATTTCCGGAGCACGTTTTCtaccttttaatttaaataattatgatagcgttgaaaaaaatactaatgacAAGGACGAAGCTGATGGTGATGGTCAAAAGTCTAGAGACAATAAAACAGTTGCCGAGTCGACTGAAAGTATCATCGACAAACTGGACCGGGTGCAGTCTGAACTCTCGAGCGGGTTTCTGACCGGGGGATTCAGAACTGCTGGCAACGCTCTTCAGCTTGATGTCCTGAGCGAGCAAAGACCTACGCGGAAGACCTTCACCACGACCTCCAAGACTCCTGTTATCAGTAAGTTCGTTCCGAGGCGGAAGACGGTAGAAACCAGTGGGTCTGCAAAGGAGGATAACTTGGAGGAAAAAGAAGCCATGAGCAAGACAGCTGACAGTGGTGAGGTGATGAGTGACCAGACTGAGAAGCCTAAAGCTTTCCGTATACCCTGGCCAGGTTCCGCGCGGACTAGAATCACTACTACTACTGAGTCTACCAGAAGAACTACGAGGAAGCCGTTCAGCAAAGCTAGGAGTGAGGCTCAAGACATCAGCGCTTTCTTGCCACCGGGTTACAAATTGAAGAAAGAAGACCAGACCACTGAGAAAAGTATTCTGGGAGACATACTCGCCAAGTCTAAGGTCAACATCTCGGCCCTGCTGCCTAAAGACTTCAAAGTTGGGAGCAAAGAACCTGAAAGCAGCGAAATTACTAAAGAGCTGCCGCTGCAGAATTTATTCGCGAAACCTGTTGATGTCAGCAGCTTCCTGCCTCCGAACTTTAAACCGAAAAATGATACCAAGAGCAACGTCCTGGAGGCGACTGCGACTCCGATACAAAAAAGTCTACaggaattattttcaaaatccaGTGTCGACATTTCGGCGCTTCTGCCTCCTGGTTTCAAACCtgtagataaaaataacagCAAAGTTGAGAATAAAGACAAGGAAATAACCACGAGTACCACAGAAGCTAGCAAGGGTGGAATAAAACTCGTCTTTCCTAGCAGACCTGGTGGCAGAAAAGCGATTGCCAAAGTTGCCACGACAAGTCGGCCTGCTGATGCACCGACTGTTGGACCTAAAATTCAAAGAGGATGGCCAGTTAGAGCCACTACGGAGTTCACTGGGTGGCCGACGCCCTCGACGACTCCGATCtccattgaaaaattacttgaagCCGCCAGAACTGCGACTGTAACTTCAGTCAACAGTTCGATGATCACTTCGACTAGTGAGCCTTCGACTACTTCGACTTCGACGACCACCACGACGACGATCCGACCCACGACACCGGGACTTTGTGAAGAAGATTGCGAAGTCGCGGGTACGATCAGGATTATTGGCAACGCGACTTGGCTACCGGAGTTGCTGGACCGCAATACGAAGGAGTGGCAACTGCTGGCtgatgaaattgaaaaagag ATGAACTTGGTCTTCCTGAAGTCTGCGATCCTGAGAAAGTGGTACAAAAATATACGCATTGACGCTTTTAGTCAGGGAAGCATTTTGGTGGACTACTTTGTCGAGCTCCAGGACTTGAGCCAGAAGATAAACACCCAGGAGTTGAAAGTCTTGTTCCATGACTCGCTGAGGGCCTACAATGCCCACAGGTGGAACGAGACCAAGATCAACAAGGGCCCGGTGAGACTGGGCAACTTTGTGATCGATCCAAAGTCTACGGACTTTGTGGTGATACCCAGAGTTACTTTGCCCCAGCAACTTGACAAGGATGACAGATTGATCCCACAATGGGCTATCGCTGTTATTGTCATTGGCGTTGGtggtttattgtttattattatttttggtgtTTCTGTC ctGGTGAATCGTCAGAATGCCGCAAAGTTGAAACCACCGACAGCCGGAATGTACGGAGAGGAAGcagctaaaaatataatacactCAAGTCATGTTGCGTCGTCCCATAGATCATCCCACGAGTATCCAAAGTCGGAGATCTCCACGATCTGGAACGAAACTGACGCATGGAAGGAAAAATCCTTTGagtcaaattcaaataag ATTTTAATGGACGGTATCGTGCCCGACAATGAAAAATACAACGTCTACGACAGCTGGAGATCTGACTGGAACGGGTACTACTATCAGCCATCTCACACAAGCAGCAAGTTCGCCGGTTACGAAAGTACTGCTAATTTTTCACGCCATCCGCCCGATTAcgacacaaatttttaa
- the LOC103570757 gene encoding DNA polymerase delta subunit 2, which yields MVQNYETCSSDDKNSEPKIFKRKTVDYQDFGSKFLQKTKDYAKQFFHVYSSRLRELRIILEDKASKKWPEAKILKLPELENLEDEKCVIIGTLFKHQVWKPSILRELSDEIEDSGVIPEKRAHYASEKDQLYLEDEMLRIKIVGDVDFSEVVTGVVCALMGKTLEDGSFKIDDWCFPGCPPRQQLGAPVTGKLLLVSGLDLANDTNNLARDLLLEWISGMAGSSEAQEEAASIINLVIAGNSVKTTDSEQQHSRGLIKSKALEMASTRELSAGINKLDKLLSQILNHCSVTLMPGQYDPSNVMLPQKPIHRLLLRESRGFENLKGVNNPWSGVIGNRLICGSSGQPIEDIIRVCGESDRTALHYLEKTLDWRHFCPTAPDTLPSYPFHDKDLFIMQQCPDIYFAGNTEKFETKIWKNQDNEPVRLICVPKFSTTSTAVLVDLKTLDVTPISFGIN from the exons atggttCAAAATTACGAAACTTGTAGttctgatgataaaaatagtgagccgaagatttttaaaagaaaaactgTCGACTATCAGGATTTCGGGTCTAAGTTTTTGCAAAAGACAAAAGATTATgctaaacaattttttcatgtcTACTCCAGCAGACTGAGGGAGTTGAGAATTATTTTGGAAGACAAGGCATCAAAAAAATggc CTGAAGCGAAAATTCTTAAGCTACCAGAGCTGGAAAATTTGGAGGATGAGAAATGCGTCATCATCGGGACACTTTTCAAACACCAGGTATGGAAACCTTCAATATTACGTGAGCTGAGCGACGAAATCGAAGACTCGGGTGTGATTCCTGAAAAACGCGCTCACTATGCCAGCGAGAAGGACCAGCTGTACCTGGAGGACGAGATGCTGAGGATTAAGATTGTTGGAGATGTCGACTTCTCCGAGGTCGTTACTGGAGTCGTTTGTGCTCTGATGGGCAAGACCCTGGAGGACGGGTCATTCAAAATAGACGACTGGTGTTTTCCCGGGTGTCCACCGCGTCAACAATTGGGAGCTCCGGTTACAGGGAAACTTTTGTTGGTCTCAGGTCTCGACCTGGCGAATGACACCAACAATTTAGCACGCGACCTTCTGCTGGAGTGGATCAGCGGCATGGCAGGAAGCTCCGAAGCTCAGGAAGAAGCTGCGTCTATCATTAATTTGGTGATTGCTGGCAACAGTGTCAAGACAACAGACTCAGAGCAGCAGCACAGTCGCGGTTTGATAAAATCAAAAGCACTGGAGATGGCTTCGACCCGCGAGCTCTCTGCTGGAATAAATAAACTCGACAAATTGCTGTCCCAAATACTGAATCATTGCTCGGTTACTCTGATGCCAGGTCAGTATGATCCTTCCAACGTAATGCTGCCTCAGAAACCCATTCACCGTCTGCTGCTTCGTGAATCCCGTGGGTTTGAGAATCTCAAGGGAGTGAACAATCCCTGGTCTGGTGTAATTGGCAATCGGTTGATCTGCGGCTCCAGCGGACAACCCATCGAAGACATTATTCGCGTTTGCGGAGAATCAGATCGTACTGCTCTTCACTACCTGGAAAAAACTCTAGATTGGAGGCACTTTTGTCCCACCGCTCCTGATACTCTTCCCTCATATCCGTTTCATGACAAAGATCTTTTTATCATGCAGCAGTGCCCCGATATTTATTTCGCCGGCAACacggaaaaatttgaaaccaagatctggaaaa ATCAAGATAATGAGCCAGTAAGACTCATATGTGTCCCGAAATTTTCCACCACCAGTACAGCTGTCCTCGTTGACCTCAAGACACTTGATGTCACTCCAATATCATTTGgaattaattag